The Glycine max cultivar Williams 82 chromosome 17, Glycine_max_v4.0, whole genome shotgun sequence genome contains the following window.
AGTCTCGTTTTAAAGTCACTCATAAGTTGAGACTTATATAATCGTACGTTGAATCCAGTCAGATtagaaaaatctttttaaaaaaaggtggaaaaatcGGATTCATATGTCACAGAGACTTAGTTTGGATTCTGTCGTTAATGAAAAGATTCTTGTTGGTATGTCGTGACCCAAATGCTCTGTTAGAATTCAACTCACcaaccaagaatatatatataggctAGAGAAATCTTACACGGGTAAGTTAAATATCAAAAATTCTAAACCAAGACAATAATCAAGTCTCAATGCCTTTTTCCCCTCTTCTAAAATGCAAATTACCACCCAATGGATGCATAAGTTGATAATgccaaagaattttaaataaaattaagttttgatCGAAGATTAATCTGATGAAcagtccaaaaaataaaatggagaTATCTTAAGGTGCCATTAGGAAACCTAATATCTTAATTAAGAtgattatcaaataaataaaaaatgtaaattaagttttggaattcattcattcataGTATTTAATACACGTTATACTTGGCcccaaaaataatagtaaacGAAATCGAAACGAAAAACAAACAGAAGGAAGGCAGCAACGCAACGGAAGGGAGGGAAATGTCATACGGCGAGTGAGATATCACCCAGCTCAAGCTGAGCAGCAATATCCTCAAGCTGCTTCCTGACGCTCATGTCAATCAACTTAGAGCCCGAATACCTGACAGTGAAACCCGCCACCAAACTAGGGTCAAGGAGCGTCTTAATTCTCACGTTCTTCGTCCCAGTGAGCTTCTGAACCTGCTTCGCGATCTGCGCCAGGTGCTGCGACTCCAGCTTCACCACCGACGTCACCACCGCCAGCTCCGTTTCGGTCAAGGAATTGTAAACCAGTTCGAACTCTTTTGCTATCTCGTTGATGAGGTCTATCCTCTGCGCGTCCACGAGGATGTAGAGGAAGTTTCTCGTGTGGGGCTGGAACTCCGAGGATTCCGCAATCTCGTCTATCAGCTGGCGCTTCTTCTCCACGGCCAGGGTGGGGTCCGCGAAGTAGTCCGACACCTGCGGGTCCGAGAAGATTTCGTCGATTTTCTCGATGTCCGCGGTTGTCGCGTCGAGGGTGTTGTTCGCGGCCGCCACGTCGGCGAGGGCCGCGGCGTAGCTGGAGGCTGCGGTAGCTGACATTCTGGCTCCCGTGGCGCCGGTGGAGCGGCGggtggcggcggcggcggtggtggtggtggtaacgCCGAATTTGAGCTTGAGGGGGGTGAAGGTGGTACCATGGAGGGAGAGGTTGAGGATGGGTTTCTGGGAGAGGGTATTTCGGGGGATTAGGATGTGTTTGGATTGGAGGGAAGCTGTGGGGTGCTGCAAAGACGCCATTTTTCGGAATGAGGAAGAATGAGTCTTGTGTTGTGgtgtctctttttcttttcttttcttttcacttggTGTTAAACAAGAGGCTGTGAATGTGATATGAAGGATTAAGAGGATCACCCGTGGCCTTATCTCGCGGATAAGATAATAAACTTTGGATACGTGGACGCCTATGTATGGAAGgaggatttttttgttttctgattGGGATTTGTACTGGTATATTGATCTATTGGAAATCAtcacaaattatataattattatattatttaatttaaagaaaaaatatttacaaattgaGGATACTACTAAGAGGATTAAGGAGGTTGGGTTTGTTCATCTTGCATGTTTTCTTGAGCTTCCAAGATGCTAGAAATCTTGTATGGACGGGATACTATGATCTTgctcttatttcattttatatttgatatattaCCTTGAATTTAAGTTTCCTTATACATATTACATACACATTTAGCTATTGTAttaacttgttttaaaaaatttgtgctTATACTctaaaaatgcaaaataataatttaatctgtgtaaaattattttgaataattgaaATACTAATGCATGAGTATTTACCAATTGAAAACTAAAAGCTAACCTAATTGTTAGGTTGTATTTCATATTCTTCATTATCGAAATTCAATCTTGTTATTCTTATAAATTGTCATACACCAAACTGTTGAATATATTTCCACCGGCTAATTCTATGTATAAAATTGTTCAAGTTTGATGATTGATGAGAATAATTTGCCTTTATGAAAGACATTGACATAATTAAACAtatgactaatattttttataaggttGAGGAGtaaaatatcttaataataGTTTAATTTACTAATTGGAATGTTGTCGGGAATATATTTTGGATCATTtggtagaaatattttttacattgacattaagaaaggaaataaaaagagTTACTGTTAGATAATGTGGATAATGATGTTTTACTCCAACTTTTGTTGTGTACATAGTAGGCATGTTCAACTCCTATCATTTAATAACAAAGAGAAACATGACATGAATTTGTTTGCTTGATGAAGTTGAAATTACACTTACATGTTAGTCAGATAGAGAAAACTCTGTTAACATAAtacttttagtattttatatataatttctatctTTGCAAAAAAACTTTCTTCTCGTATATTAAGCATTAATATTCTtactttcttttgaaaaaattatctttatattttatatttttatctttagtaaaaaagttattgtccttaaattaaatataaattttgttacttattttaaaaaataatctttagtATAACATTCGAGTTCCATGGAAATAATTTCTGATCAGGTTTTATTTATTCCAAGCCGAACTTCAAATTAGTCAAggtctctttctcttttcccccaatgaattgaaagattaagACCAgacaaaaaatcattttaatattttatatttgaatatataatttctatctTTATTTGAAATATTCCTCCCCGTAAATTAAGTATAGATTTTCttacttgttttaaaaataaatttctaattttttattttttattttatttctatttttatgaaaaatgttcATCTCTACAAATTAAGTATAGATTTTGTTACTTgtcttaaaaatatcattttcatatttttgagaagaagaggaaagaaaaacccCATCCCATACTATTACATATAAAATTTAGacattaattttacttatacttggtattttaaataaaaaaaatatttaatgaattagttaagtgaaaatataataagcaagaaatgaaccaaaattaatttaaaaaataataaaagatccCAACAATTTAATatcctttaaaaattataatatagcatattttatttctacaaaattaaattttaagacgacataaaaaattatataatagagaagttaataatttttgtttaaagtgatttaaatttaaaataaataatttttttctaaaaataattattcaaatttttatagagaagttaataatcataatttcattgattcaaatttctcttggctctatcattaaatatatattaattaggaCAAAATTTACTCctcacaaattaaatataattttttttattttctttaaaaaataattttcatcttttaatatattatatataatttttatctttgcaaAACAAACTTTCTTCTCATATATTAAACACTActattcttactttttttaaaaaaaatctttatattttatatttatttctttatctttagTAAAAGTTACTCCCcttaaaataagtataatttttgttatttgctttcaaaaaaataatctttaggATAGTATTTGAGTTTGATAGAAATAATTTCCGATCAAGCTTTATTTATCCCGGCTCAAACTCCAACTTAATTAGGTCCCTTTTGCCTGATGAATTAGAGGATTAagaccagaaaaaaaaataatattttatatgtgaatatataatttctaaaGTATAAGTcactttatttcaattttacacaaatattttcatactaGAAATCtgaatttacataattattgtGACATCTCCTTTTTGTCACAAGCATAtgtagtttttaatttattacacacccaaattattaacataaaCATATATAAGTTAAGATCTGTTTTTCAATatcatggattttttttctctgaaaaatgaaataaaggatCCTTTTTTTGGAACACAAGGAAtatttcattataaattaaaacataataaccCTCTCAATTCTGTAATAAATCAATGGATAAATTGATTAAAGGATCATTATTATCAATATGACTTATCTAAAAAGTAGATGATCCAGATTAGTACCATAAAAATGGAGAAACGTGTTCCTCCTTGTAAATTAAGTACTTGTAAAATAAGTATAGATTTTTTTACTTGctttaaaagtaaatttcatattttttattttatatgttatttctatctttaagaaaaatgtttgtctTTACAAATTAAGTATAGATTTTGGTATTTgtcttaaaattatcattttcatattttgtacttaatttacagggagaagaagagaaaagaaaaaccccaccccataattttatatataaattttagacattaattttacttatatttcgtatttcaaataaaataaaatatttaatgaattagtTAAATGAATTGATAATAAGCaagaaataaatcaaaaagaaaatatttacattaatcacattagttatattttatttatattcttctgtaaaaaaaagagtttatccATATTAAaacaaagtatttaaaaaattagttaagtaaaaaatgaaataaaaaaatacattacaaatcAAGATGATTATTTACACacctaaaaatgattttttatgtgaTATAATTGATTATCATAACCAACAATAAGTTATTTATGTAACTAGAAATTAAGACAATTCTCATATATATGACACAAAtacaattgattaatttattttcctaatcgattatttttttctttgttacaGTTTTCACAAATTTTGAAGCATTAAgttatcaaaatcaaactatATGACATCTACCCTTCATGCCTGAAACACACACATAAAGCAAACAAAAACTAACAGATTATAACTTGTGACTTCATCAAGAAGACACTCGTCAAAACTATCTAAACTAAAGATCACACTAATATCATTCAGATTCATCTTggtcatcatatttttttttttttgaagaaacgCAACATTTTAACCTTTAAAGAAttcatctttaattttcaataatatttacaactttattttttgacaagaaaatatttattaaatactaaattaataaataaacttatttaaagagaaattcaataaaaaaatcataaacaagtTAATGAGTCAACAGTCAAGTCAAAGTTCGAAAAAACGTAATCACGTCAATTTTAggctttaaatttaattttcttaaataaatgaatcaaatttaaataatatttttttcaactcaaACTTAAACTTAAATTCGGTCAAAGTGAACTTAATTACATTCTTAAACGACATgtatataactaaaaatattatataatacaatatattatcaactatttatcttttgcatgAAAAAActatgtattaaaaatataaaattattatttttggatatAATTATAGTTTTTGCATTTCTctggataaaaataattgatccCGATGAATGGATCATTAaacgttatatatatatatatatatatatatatatatatatatatatatatatatatatataactttttagtggtattttaatttatcacgttaattttatataactacaatttataataaataaatattttgaatatataaattacactatagttaaaattttgtaaatcatttttaacatataaattatattttagatttatgataaaaaattatttttaattaatgataattttttaaaaaaaaaagtaagaaaatttgagataatttaaagaaaaaattcttgactaataactaaaaacTAATATAGTGTGTAAAAtgcataatatttaattaattgagacACTAAACTAATGCACGTCTAAGATTTAGTTTATATCTAAAACAAGTATCTATTTAATAAGAGCattatatttaatcttttttgtgagtaaaagttttttttagattaataGCAATTATACATTGCGAGCTAAATCGGTCTTTACCTAGTgcaaaaaattaagagaatagACAATGAAaagaaggattaaaaaaattattggacaTATGGATTAGTTGGggtaaaattatttcaactcaAAGTGctatactttaatttaatttataatataaaaatatatttaagatttaatattatttatctctaaacattttgaattttaattttagtccttaaacaCAATTACACGTATATTTATGactcataaaaaaagaaaaatgtttgatttgGTAAATCTTACAAGGGAGAAATCGTTAGTGCACTAAAGAAACACAtctaaaggaaaaattaataaaaatagtgagaaaTCTTCAATTTTAAACTCTGAATCcagtaaaaaattatctaaaatttcTAACGCCCACGTAAGCTTCAATTTAGAACCTTTGCTGAGCCTAGTGGAGTGATCATGTGGACACAATAATAACTGCAGGCAGCTCTGACTTCACTGCAAGCATCAAAACAAAACATTGCTTCAATTCAGCGTTTCTGCAAATTccaattttccaaaataaaaaacaaaaacgggCGTTTGAAAAAAAGCTGTTATTAATTCGGGAGCGATATGGAGGTCGTACTCAAAGAGTTGCACGCCGATCTTCAATCTCTGAGCCAATCGCTTCCCGATCCATCTCACCATGATTTGCTCCGCAAGGTTTTTCTTCCTTTACAATTCTCACTTCATATTCCGATCCCCTCAATGAAGCCGAAGATTCCGAGTTGCTTTGCTCACGAAAATTTCATTCGTTTATCTGATTCTGTCATGGTACATTATTAGATCggattaatatatatgatattttcgcttttgtgtttttgaagATTCAATTGCGTGTTGAGGACCTTGCGAAGCTTGCAGAGGCTGCACCTGTTCGTCGCTCTAAAGTTGAGGTAATTGAATTGCCTATTTGTTTGGgacatttttgtaatgtatttgatgaatttctagtgttatgtttttttgatttattgCTCCTCTTATTACTGTGTTGCCAGGATATGAGTGCTGAGGTTGTAGATAGCAATCCTTATAGTCGGCTTATGGCACTTCAGAGAATGGGTATTGTGGACAACTATGAAAGAATACGCGATTTCTCCGTTGCCATAGTTGTCTGTATTAATCTCCTTTACCACTCTTTGTTGCTGTAGTATAATATTTGTGACATGcatgctttttttctttaagttatttaaatatttaataattatgtatttgtATTACTAATGGCATGAATTAGTAAGTTTCAAGGACTGAAAGTCATGTTGAATTACACGAGGATGAAACATTACAAATCCCCCTTCACTTGGGATTCGTATTTTAGTTAAGAAGGTCTCTTATTAGTTCCTCTAGGAATCACCTTAACTTTGGGATACTACTTAGAGTGACATTTTCTAAACCAAGATAATAAGCTTGTTGGTGTATATTTGA
Protein-coding sequences here:
- the LOC100819224 gene encoding ATP synthase delta chain, chloroplastic, yielding MASLQHPTASLQSKHILIPRNTLSQKPILNLSLHGTTFTPLKLKFGVTTTTTAAAATRRSTGATGARMSATAASSYAAALADVAAANNTLDATTADIEKIDEIFSDPQVSDYFADPTLAVEKKRQLIDEIAESSEFQPHTRNFLYILVDAQRIDLINEIAKEFELVYNSLTETELAVVTSVVKLESQHLAQIAKQVQKLTGTKNVRIKTLLDPSLVAGFTVRYSGSKLIDMSVRKQLEDIAAQLELGDISLAV